Proteins from a genomic interval of Maniola hyperantus chromosome 1, iAphHyp1.2, whole genome shotgun sequence:
- the LOC117982743 gene encoding uncharacterized protein yields the protein MEKLRLEFVVKKSMDDPKSNVICLTSITNNNRTFLMPEEFQPAKLHDTLIKTQTFQKVKTTLQKRNDRRQVWFTLTPEICGTYIDEDGNMQFKGYLLEESTQETRTLPSTSGISEEALTRILENFAEKKNSSKSDNIKKLTEKIVLEKFNNKMSNVSQWMAIFESECIRVGIEEDTKKIEALRLFLEDSCLDWYSSRLIKCTVNSEWSTWKENFCETYADRGWSPVRYAMLFKYRQGSLLEYALKKEKLLLEVNKSMDNTTLIDLIATGLPNFIADKINRTSLKETKDLFNNIRGLEHLVNKKNSGIKMKGLENKIKDRDGSYKPCRICEKENKGNRYHSESLCWFKNKNNDKQKRDQIKTVNNSELETELNEINPKN from the coding sequence ATGGAGAAGTTAAGATTGGAATTTGTTGTAAAAAAATCGATGGATGATCCGAAATCAAATGTCATCTGCTTAACatcaataactaataataatcgtACCTTCTTAATGCCGGAAGAATTCCAACCAGCAAAACTGCACGACACATTGATAAAAACTCAAACAtttcaaaaagtaaaaaccacACTACAAAAGAGAAATGATAGAAGACAAGTTTGGTTTACACTAACACCAGAGATATGTGGTACCTACATAGATGAAGATGGAAACATGCAGTTTAAAGGATATTTGCTAGAGGAATCAACACAAGAAACGCGGACACTGCCCTCTACTTCTGGAATTTCAGAAGAGGCTTTGACGAGAATCTTAGAGAATTTTGCTGAAAAAAAGAATTCATCGAAGTCCGACAATATAAAAAAGCTGACAGAAAAAATTGTATTAGAGAAATTCAATAATAAGATGTCAAATGTATCACAATGGATGGCTATTTTTGAATCAGAATGTATTCGTGTTGGTATAGAAGAAGACACTAAGAAAATTGAGGCCTTGAGATTATTCTTAGAAGATTCATGCCTCGATTGGTACAGTTCAAGACTCATAAAATGTACAGTAAACTCGGAATGGTCAACGTGGAAGGAAAACTTCTGTGAAACTTACGCAGACAGGGGATGGTCGCCAGTGAGATATGCAATGCTATTCAAATATAGACAAGGATCATTACTGGAATATGCTttgaaaaaggaaaaacttttattagaagttaataaatcaatggatAATACCACGTTAATTGATTTAATTGCCACCGGGCTCCCAAATTTTATTGCAGACAAAATCAATAGAACTAGCTTAAAGGAGACTAAGGATTTGTTTAATAATATCAGGGGCTTGGAACATCTAGTGAATAAAAAGAATTCGGGAATAAAAATGAAaggtttagaaaataaaattaaagaccgAGATGGAAGTTACAAACCATGCAGAATTTGTGAGAAAGAAAACAAAGGCAACCGGTATCACTCCGAATCTTTGTGTtggtttaaaaacaaaaataatgataaacaaAAAAGAGATCAGATAAAAACAGTTAATAATTCAGAGTTAGAAACAGAATTAAACgaaataaatccaaaaaactAG